CCTCGGCGTACACCGTGACGGCTCCCGGGTCGGCGTGCTCGCCTACTCTCAGGAACACGCCCGGGAGTGGGCCACGCCGCTGGTGACGCTGGAGTTCGCCGAGCGGATGCTGGCCAACGCCCGGACCGACCCGGCCACCCGAGAGCTGCTGGAGCAGGTCGACATCTTCGTCATCCCGACGGTCAACCCCGACGGCGCGAACTATTCGTTCAACGACTTCAACATGCAGCGCAAGAACCTGGTCAACCACTGCACCGGGGCGGCCCGCGACCCGAAGTACCGCACCTCGTGGGGCGTCGACATCAACCGCAACTACACCGTCGGGTCGTACTTCGACGGCTACGTGGGCGCCAGCGCCAACTGCCTCTCCGGCACCTACACGGGCACCGCCGAGCTGTCCGAGGCGGAGAGCAGCAACGTGATCGCGCTCGCCCAGGCCCACTCGAACATCAAGTTCGCGATGAACGTGCACTCCTACGGCGGGTACTTCATGTGGCCGCCGGGGGCGTACCGGGCCGACGGCCGGGTCACCCTGCCGCGACCGTCGATCGACGAGTCGACGCTGTTCCTCAACAGCGCCCGGCGGATCGTCGGCGCCATCGCGCAGGAACGCGGCACCGTCACCTGGCCGTCGCAGACCGGGCCGGTCGCCGACGTGCTCTACTCCGCCGCCGGCAACTCGGCGGACCAGCTCTACTACGAGCTGGGCATCTTCGCCTGGGACTTCGAGGTCGGCAACGACCGGTGGAACCCGGCGACCAACCAGTGGGAGGGCGTCGGCTTCCAGCCGCCGTTCGACGAGGCACACGGCGAGTCCCAGGAGTACGCCGGCGGACTGGTGGAAATGGTCCGGGTGGCCCGCGACTACGCGGCGGCCCAGCCCGCTGCCTGATCTCCCGGGCGGTGCCGTGCCCGCACGCCGGGCACGGCACCGCCCGCCGACATTTCATCTGTTTCCGCCCAACGGCTCGCGGGTAGGGCTTGTTCATGGACACGAACACCACGGCCCACCTGATTGGCGGCCCCCGCGACGGCAGCACCCACGACACCGGCGGCGACGCGCTCGTCGAGCTGGAGATCGACGGCATGATGCACCGCTACATCAAGACCACCAAGCAGCACGACGACGGCCAGCCGCTCTACAACTACGACGGGATGGTGGCCCCTGACGGCGGCGAGCCCGGCGTCGAGGACCCGGCCGCCCGGGTCGCCTCGCCCCGCGCCGACGCCGAGGGGCACGGCGGCACCCACTGACCGCAACACCGAGCGGATCGAGCCGCCCCGAACGGGGCACCAGTCGAACCGGCCGGCCACGGATGAACCGTGGCCGGCCGGGTAAGCAGCAGCCTTGCCTGGTGGGGAGACGACCGGCGTCGCGGCGTGCCGCGACCGGGCGTACGGGCGGGCGGCACAGAGCCGACCCGCCCGTACGCGCCCGTGATCAGTTCGAGGAGATCCAGTTCCAGGCCGAGACGACCCACTCGGTCTGCTGGAGCCAGGCCACACCGAGGCCGACGAGGAACACCGCCGTCGCCAGGTGGGCGCCGCGCGCACCGCGCCGGACCCGACCGAGTTGCCGCTCCAACACCACCCGGCCGACCAACCGGAACAGGGCGAACAGGCCGACCGCCACCAGCAGGCTGAGCACCAGCACCAGCAGCGGACCGCTCAGGTCACCCTGGCCGGAGAGCGCCCAGATCCCCCAGCAGACGAAGGCGAACAGTCCGGCCGCCGCGCTCCACTCACCGCCACGCCGGAGCTGCGACATCCGCGAGCTCAGCGACCGGCGCGGGGCCGGCTCGCCGGGCCAGCCGGTGCCGGTCGGCTCCTGCTCCACCACCGGGAACGGCTCGGTCCGCGGGCTGCGCGGCTGGCCCACCGGGGCCACACCCCGGCGGAACCCGTCACGCTGCGGCGGCACCCCGACGCCGGCCTGCGGTGGCACCTCCACGGTCCGCTCCGCCCACGGCTGCGTCTGGTCTGCCATCTTGTCCTCCCCCTGACCGACGGCAACAACACCGCCTGATTCCGAGGGTAGCCAGCCGGCAAACTGGTCGCCGACCCCGCCCGAGACGCCGGCCGACGCGACAGTGCCGAATCCCACCCCGGGCAGGGTACGGTCGGCTGATGGGTGACCCCGACCGACGACGGCGACGGCTACGCCACCACCCCGACTCGGAGCCGGCCGGGCGCAGCGCCGACGGCCCGACGGTCAGCACCCCCGGGGTGCATGACGGTGACGACCCTCCGCCGCGCCGTCGAGGCCCGGGTGGCGACGAGCGCGACGGCGAGCGGGGGCTGCGGGGGCTGGTCGGCTCCGGCTCGTCCCAGGTGGGCCTGAGCGCCGCGCTGCGGGCCCGGGACGCCGCCCGGCCCACCGACGAGGATCTGGCCGAGGCGGAAGCCCGGGTGGTTGTCGTCCGCCGAAACTGGGTGCCCCGCGAGGAGTTGCCCCGCTCGCCGCGCTGACCTCAGGGCAGGACGGGCAGCTGCCGGGTCCGCTCATACTCGGCGACCTGGTTGATCCGACGGGCATGCCGCTCGTTGCCGGAGAACGGCGTGTTCAGGAACGCCTCGACGATGCCGGTGGCCTCGTCCAACGTGTGCTGCCGGGCACCGATCGCGACGACGTTCGCATCGTTGTGCTGGCGCGCCAACTGAGCGGTCTCGACGCTCCAGGCCAGCGCGGCGCGGACGCCGGCGACCTTGTTGGCGGCGATCTGCTCGCCGTTGCCGGACCCACCGATGACCACGCCGAGGCCTGTCTCGTCGGCCACCACCTGGTCGCCGGTGTGCAGGCAGAACGTCGGGTAGTCGTCGTCCGGGTCGTAGCTGTGCGGGCCGACGTCGACGACGTCGTACCCCTGCTTGGCCAGGTGGTTGGCCAGGTGCACCTTCAACTCGAAACCGGCGTGGTCGGATCCCAGGTAGACGCGCATACCGGGCAGTCTGTCAGGCCGCGCTCTCCGACGTCGCGGGGGCGGCGTCGGAGAGCCGGGTTCGTCACACGGTCGTGCCGGGGAACGCTCAGCGCGGCAGCTCGGCGACGACCAGACCGCCCCGCGCCTTCGGGGTGAACCAGGTGCTCTTGCGGGGCATCTTCTCCCGAGCGAGGTTCACCGCGACGAAGTCGGCAACGGTCACCGGCGCGATGAGGATGGCCAGCTCGGCCCGCCCTGCGTCGACTTCACCGGTGAGCCAGCTCGCCGGGTAGTCACCGCCGACGTAGGTGATCCTCTTGTCGCCCGGGTCCAGACCGAGCGCGTCGCGCAGCAGCAGCCGCTCGACCAGAGCGTGGTCCAGGTTTTCCAGGCGGGCGGAGGCCGTCGCCGGCAGGCGCACCGCGTACCCCTGGCCGTCGAGGCGGAGGTGCACGGTGCCGCCACCCTGCGGGACCTCGACCGGGCCGTCGATCGGCTCGACCTCGGCGCCCGCAGCCCGCAGCCGGTCGAGCAGCTCGGCCGGTGTGGTGGTCAGCTCGCTGACCAGTCGGTTGTACGGCTGGATGGCCACCGACGCGGGGGTCGTGACCACGGCCAGGAAGCGCGACAGCCCGCCGGTCTGGGCAGCCAGGCTGCGGTGGTTGCCGTCCGCGACGACCAGCTCCCCGCCGCCGGCGAGAGCGGTCAACGCGGCCTGCTCCGGCCCGGGGCCGAGCAGCCAGATGGCGTGCGTGCGCCCCGCCTGGTCGGTGTCCGTCGCGGCGGGCGCGCCGGACATCTCGGTCGCCGACGCGAGCGCGGCGTGCAGCTCGTCGCCGCGCCCGGTCTGGAGCAGCAGTACGGGTGAGAGCAGGTGACCAAGCGCCTCGGCCAGTGCCACCCGCTCGCGCACCTTGGCGATGAAGACGTCCTCGTTGCGGATGACCAGACCGGGCTCGTCGGCCCGGGTGGAGATCTGGTCGGTGTCCACCATCGCGAACAGCCCGTACGCCGGCTCCTCGCCGGGTGCGGTGATCCGGTAGAGCACCACCACCTGCTCGGCGGGGGTGTAGCTGCCGTCCGCCTTGGCCTCGGCGAGGCGCGCGACCGCGTCCGGCAATGCGTCCAGGAACGACCTGCCCAGGCTCTGCGGGGCGCGGTGCGGCATCTCGATGCCGAGGGCACTGTGCGGGTTCGCCTCGATGATCGCGGTGATTTCCGCGTCGTCGGCGAACTCGTCGTAGTTCTGCGCGCCGGTGCCACCAGTGGTGACCCACGCCCGGGAGATCGGATGCACGACCGTCATACCCGCTGACGCTACCGGCGACGGTGTCGCCGTCGACGGGGGACCCGCGGGGGGTCCACCAGATGAAAGCGCCAGGCCGGGCGGAGTGGTCAGCCGGTGCGGTCGGACGCGCCCCGGCGGTGCCTGCCTGCGGTTGCCGGCCCGCCGTTGCCCCGCCGGCCGTTGCCGACCGGCCCGGTGTTCACGGCACGGCGGGGTGACGCGGGCGGCCCCGGCACGGGCCGCTCGGGCGGCGGCGACGGGACGGGTCGCGGGCTCATGGGCGGCGTGGGCACCGGACGTGAGGGGGCGGGCGCCGGCGGAGGCGGCGCGGGTTGGGCCGGTGCCGCCGCCGACGGGACGGGCGGCGTCGCGACGGGCGGCGCCGGGACCGGCAGCGCCGGCACGGGCGACGCCGCGGTGGACGCCACGAGGTCGGTCGGGCCGGAGTCGACGGCCGACGTCAGAGGGTCGGCCGACGTGGGCGGTGAGAGCCGGGAGGTCACCGGAACCCGGGCCACGCCCACCACGATGGGCGGCGCGAGCAGGTCGACCAGATGGGCGGGTAGGTCCGGACGGACCGCCGGCCAGCGGGAGTCGTCAACGGACCAGTAGGCCGCGCCGGGAGTGTCGATCACCCCCTGCCGGGTCAGCTGATCGTCACCGGACGCACGGTGCTTGGCCATCGGGATTGCCTCCACGAACTGCGGGGTGCGGCCCTGCGGGTCGCTGCGGCGGACATGCAGGCCAACGAGCGCGGCGGTCTCCCGGTGACGGGGCGGGCATCGCCACGACGCGACACGCCGAGCGGGGCGCGCTGCGGAGGTGGTCGGCGATGGAAAGGACCCCCGATCGACGCCGGGCGTCGACCGGGGGCCCCTGGGCACACCTCAGTCGAAGATCGGGCCCTGCTCCCGGGTGCGCTTGAGCTCGTAGAAGCCCGGCGTGCCGGCGACCAGCAGGACGCCGTCCCAGAGCCGGCCCGCGGCCTCCCCCTTCGGAGCCGGGGTGATCACCGGGCCGAAGAACGCGACAGGGGTGCCGTCCGGGCCGGGCGCGTGGACGACCGGCGTGCCGACGTCCTGCCCGACCGGGCGCATCCCGGCCTCGTGGCTGGCCCGCAGCGCCTCGTCGTGGTCGGTGCTGTCGGCGGCCGCGGCCAGCGCCGGGTCCAGACCGGCGTCGGTCAGCGCGGCGACGTACAGCTCGTGACCCCGCTCCTCCTTGCCGAGGTGGATCCGGGTGCCGAGCGCGGTGTAGAGGGGACGCAGGGCGTCGTTGCCGTACCGCTGCTCGGCGGCGATGCAGACCCGCACCGGGCCCCAGGCGGTCTTCAGGAACTCCTTGTATTCCTCGGGCAGCTCGTCCCGGCCATCGTTGAGCACGGCGAGGCTCATCACGTGGAAACGGATGTCCACGTCACGGACCTGCTCGACCTCAAGCAGCCAGCGGGATGTGATCCACGCCCACGGGCAGGCCGGGTCGAACCACATGTCGGCGGTGACACGATCGGTCACGGTGAGGTCCCTTCGCGACGGGGGGCGCCGGCAGTCCGGCGTCTCAGGGGAATCTTCACCCCGCAGCCCGTCGAGCGGCACCCGAATGAGAGCGTGACCTCGGCCACCGCGGGCTGCTCGTACATGGAAGACTCGGTTCGGGCCGGCCGCCACGAGCGGTTGGCAGACGGGCGCCGCCGGGCGTACGGCGAGATGTTGGGATGGAGACGAACAGTGCCGGGAGTGCGCAACCTGACGCAGGTCGAGGCGACCGAGCGGGCCCGCCTGCTCAATGTGACGGGGTACGACATCAGTCTGGA
This portion of the Micromonospora zamorensis genome encodes:
- a CDS encoding ribose-5-phosphate isomerase; translation: MRVYLGSDHAGFELKVHLANHLAKQGYDVVDVGPHSYDPDDDYPTFCLHTGDQVVADETGLGVVIGGSGNGEQIAANKVAGVRAALAWSVETAQLARQHNDANVVAIGARQHTLDEATGIVEAFLNTPFSGNERHARRINQVAEYERTRQLPVLP
- a CDS encoding DUF1015 family protein; the protein is MTVVHPISRAWVTTGGTGAQNYDEFADDAEITAIIEANPHSALGIEMPHRAPQSLGRSFLDALPDAVARLAEAKADGSYTPAEQVVVLYRITAPGEEPAYGLFAMVDTDQISTRADEPGLVIRNEDVFIAKVRERVALAEALGHLLSPVLLLQTGRGDELHAALASATEMSGAPAATDTDQAGRTHAIWLLGPGPEQAALTALAGGGELVVADGNHRSLAAQTGGLSRFLAVVTTPASVAIQPYNRLVSELTTTPAELLDRLRAAGAEVEPIDGPVEVPQGGGTVHLRLDGQGYAVRLPATASARLENLDHALVERLLLRDALGLDPGDKRITYVGGDYPASWLTGEVDAGRAELAILIAPVTVADFVAVNLAREKMPRKSTWFTPKARGGLVVAELPR
- a CDS encoding disulfide bond formation protein DsbA, which produces MTDRVTADMWFDPACPWAWITSRWLLEVEQVRDVDIRFHVMSLAVLNDGRDELPEEYKEFLKTAWGPVRVCIAAEQRYGNDALRPLYTALGTRIHLGKEERGHELYVAALTDAGLDPALAAAADSTDHDEALRASHEAGMRPVGQDVGTPVVHAPGPDGTPVAFFGPVITPAPKGEAAGRLWDGVLLVAGTPGFYELKRTREQGPIFD